A single Haloglycomyces albus DSM 45210 DNA region contains:
- a CDS encoding ABC transporter ATP-binding protein, with protein sequence MGQAEAIIQTADLTIRRGTKNLLNHIDWRVEADQRWVILGPNGAGKTTLLNLAAARSHPTSGTVDVLGERIGKVDLFELRPRIGLSTTDVAASIPSEETALDVVRTAAWAVVGRWREEYDSYDTERAQSLLNWLGIGDFAERSFGTLSEGERKRTLIARALMTDPELLLLDEPAAGLDLGAREALIATLSSLAAEASSPAMAVVTHHVEEIPPNFTHVLIMSDGDVVAQGPISETLTADALTKAFGMPLRLDYHEGRYGARAA encoded by the coding sequence GTGGGACAAGCCGAAGCAATCATTCAAACCGCCGACCTGACCATTCGACGCGGTACCAAGAACCTGCTCAACCATATCGACTGGCGCGTAGAAGCGGACCAGCGCTGGGTTATTTTGGGGCCCAACGGTGCGGGTAAAACCACCCTGCTTAATCTGGCCGCCGCCCGTTCACACCCGACCAGTGGCACCGTCGACGTCCTAGGGGAGAGGATTGGGAAGGTGGACCTCTTCGAGTTGCGACCGCGCATCGGACTGTCGACGACCGACGTCGCCGCCTCCATCCCCAGCGAGGAAACGGCACTTGACGTCGTTCGTACCGCCGCTTGGGCCGTGGTGGGCCGCTGGCGGGAGGAGTATGATTCCTATGACACCGAAAGGGCTCAGTCCCTTCTCAATTGGCTCGGTATCGGTGATTTCGCCGAACGCAGTTTCGGGACACTCTCGGAAGGCGAGCGCAAGCGCACTCTCATCGCGCGTGCCCTGATGACCGATCCGGAACTGTTGTTGCTGGACGAGCCGGCGGCCGGACTGGACCTGGGAGCCCGCGAGGCGCTGATCGCCACACTCTCGTCGCTTGCCGCGGAGGCGTCCTCGCCCGCCATGGCGGTGGTGACGCACCATGTCGAGGAGATTCCCCCGAACTTCACGCATGTGCTGATCATGTCCGACGGCGATGTGGTGGCGCAGGGTCCGATTTCGGAGACCCTGACCGCCGACGCCCTGACCAAGGCTTTCGGAATGCCTCTGCGTCTTGATTATCACGAGGGGCGCTATGGAGCGAGGGCGGCCTAA
- a CDS encoding alpha/beta hydrolase codes for MEQVNRRRGRHPWLTALIGIMVVVLVSSPTHVVQPVNLTAPPPVTSDLDAELERLRAEADVDVYDTPKEAVTAAREEPRLARERVQAEPKGATGSVESAVRLLAADPTDLAANVQAEFFAGLGADVNDWLAVVFPQEMMNLDGVPLDSKRLAADVTVSAALEESQGFDSPPRPWHTGEGRPQRPDLSELRTSGRDFVYVDPYLNDGHGAWIESVGDIDAAESLAILVPGAAATIDNHNFDLYYQRAKSLVDAEDGDLAVLVWAGAPWPTGWVESSWADWSQVAGKRLARFSRDIGTQYPEKHLTVMGHSYGGAVVGEAERHPMTAEAVLHLASAGMGHGVGGPDDYSQPCRDRYAMTAPGDPISYVQGVPDFPLLGHGEDPAKFPGIVNLEPGYLPSAPDSVDDEGEPLSEKGILGKKVEGMHSHSEVFYPHSDAWENVLAFMTDREPAPAAEQPESYEC; via the coding sequence GTGGAGCAGGTGAACCGCCGCAGAGGTCGGCATCCGTGGTTGACCGCTTTGATCGGAATCATGGTGGTCGTGCTCGTGAGTTCACCGACCCATGTGGTGCAGCCGGTGAACCTCACCGCGCCACCGCCGGTCACGTCTGACTTGGATGCCGAACTAGAACGCTTGCGAGCGGAGGCCGACGTCGACGTCTATGACACGCCCAAGGAAGCGGTGACGGCGGCACGAGAGGAACCGCGGTTGGCCCGGGAACGTGTACAGGCGGAGCCCAAGGGAGCCACGGGAAGCGTGGAATCCGCCGTACGTCTGCTCGCGGCCGACCCCACCGATCTGGCGGCGAACGTGCAGGCGGAGTTCTTCGCCGGTCTGGGCGCGGATGTGAACGACTGGCTGGCGGTCGTGTTTCCGCAGGAGATGATGAACCTGGACGGCGTGCCGCTGGACAGTAAACGATTGGCGGCCGACGTGACCGTCAGCGCGGCCCTCGAGGAGTCTCAGGGTTTCGATTCCCCTCCTCGCCCGTGGCACACGGGCGAGGGCCGTCCACAACGTCCCGACCTCAGCGAACTCCGGACCTCGGGACGTGACTTCGTTTACGTCGATCCCTACCTCAACGACGGGCACGGCGCGTGGATCGAAAGCGTCGGGGACATCGATGCCGCTGAGAGTCTAGCGATCCTGGTTCCAGGGGCTGCCGCGACGATCGACAACCACAATTTCGACCTTTATTACCAGCGTGCAAAGAGCCTGGTGGACGCGGAGGACGGCGATCTGGCCGTTCTCGTCTGGGCCGGTGCTCCGTGGCCGACCGGCTGGGTGGAGTCCTCCTGGGCCGATTGGTCTCAGGTCGCGGGGAAACGGCTGGCTCGATTCAGTCGTGACATCGGCACACAATATCCGGAGAAGCACCTGACGGTCATGGGGCATTCGTACGGTGGGGCCGTCGTAGGTGAGGCCGAGCGGCACCCGATGACGGCAGAGGCGGTTCTGCATCTGGCGTCGGCCGGTATGGGCCACGGAGTGGGTGGACCGGACGACTACTCTCAACCCTGTCGTGATCGCTACGCGATGACCGCTCCCGGTGACCCGATCTCCTATGTGCAAGGTGTGCCGGATTTTCCACTCCTGGGCCATGGGGAGGATCCGGCGAAGTTTCCCGGGATCGTCAACTTGGAACCCGGTTATCTCCCCAGTGCTCCCGATTCGGTCGACGACGAAGGAGAGCCCTTGTCGGAGAAAGGCATTCTCGGGAAGAAGGTCGAAGGAATGCATTCCCACTCGGAGGTCTTCTATCCCCATTCCGACGCATGGGAGAACGTGCTGGCCTTCATGACCGACCGGGAGCCGGCTCCGGCTGCGGAACAGCCGGAATCCTATGAATGTTGA